The Salinicoccus roseus genome window below encodes:
- the proB gene encoding glutamate 5-kinase, translating into MNRDFLKDSTRVVIKIGTNSIMKTTDEIDYHKLDRLSFVCSALQQQGKEVILVTSGAVGVGACTLNMKEYPEKTSDLQALASVGQGALMNLYSRFFQHYDQYVGQILMTRDIIDFPISYTNCKSAINSLLERKIIPVINENDAISVDEKTYNRRFGENDTLAAIVTELVDADLLIIMSDVDGLYDENPHTNEFAKLIPAVGQVDTDILSMANGTGSLFSTGGMETKLKAAKYLIENNKSMIITSAENPALIFNILEGEEIGTLFKKNILETALQGEEI; encoded by the coding sequence ATGAATAGAGATTTTCTAAAAGACAGTACACGCGTCGTTATTAAAATTGGCACAAATTCCATTATGAAGACTACCGATGAAATTGATTACCATAAGTTGGACAGACTTTCCTTTGTTTGTTCAGCACTCCAGCAGCAGGGCAAAGAAGTGATACTCGTGACTTCAGGCGCTGTCGGTGTGGGTGCATGCACATTGAACATGAAAGAATACCCTGAAAAAACCTCAGATCTACAAGCACTGGCCTCAGTCGGGCAGGGTGCCCTCATGAACCTCTACAGCCGCTTCTTCCAGCATTACGATCAATATGTCGGACAAATCCTTATGACCCGAGATATCATCGACTTCCCGATTTCCTATACAAACTGCAAATCCGCAATCAACTCACTCCTTGAAAGAAAAATCATACCGGTCATCAACGAAAATGATGCGATATCGGTGGATGAGAAGACCTACAACAGAAGATTCGGCGAGAATGATACACTGGCTGCGATCGTCACTGAGCTCGTTGATGCAGACCTGCTGATCATTATGAGCGATGTCGATGGCCTCTATGATGAAAATCCCCACACGAACGAATTCGCCAAACTGATCCCAGCTGTCGGCCAGGTGGATACGGATATACTGAGCATGGCCAATGGTACAGGTTCACTGTTCTCCACAGGCGGCATGGAAACGAAGCTTAAGGCGGCCAAATACTTAATAGAAAACAATAAGAGCATGATCATCACAAGCGCGGAGAATCCTGCCTTGATATTCAACATACTCGAAGGGGAAGAAATAGGCACGCTATTTAAGAAGAACATACTTGAGACAGCATTGCAAGGGGAGGAGATATGA
- a CDS encoding penicillin-binding transpeptidase domain-containing protein — MKKFLWVIPIVLILGVGLYFLMTSGLFQKSEEETLDRFTESYQNEDYEDIYPLLSASAKEEYPEEEVVDRNRSLYESLGVETATLEDIKGVESNEENDQEKRYTGDLVLDTRYGEMSREYTIDLSYNEEENDWFIEWTPDMIIPGLADNELRIDVSKGQRGEILDRNGDKLAFNGTKETVGYIAGRLDESGLLEAAEALDMREESLQNIFNEAWIEDGMFVPVKDAHRFDEETREEFQDLGLTIQESPAREYALEDAGFHLLGYIGPITAEEMEERDGYTSGDMIGKRGAERLYEDRLRPEEGHTVSIVDESGNTVEELMKAEPQDGEDIQLTIDGSLQSTIYSHLEEDAGASVAMDPGNGEMLATVSYPSPSPYDFMFGINQEDYEALETDEDSPLLNKFNRATSPGSTQKILTSIIAMNSEDFNKNETMEITGKGWQQDDSWGGYEVNRYHVMDESFDLKKALTYSDNIYFARTALELGAEEFTSGMEALGIGQEYDTDYPIYTSQVSNEGTIESDILLADTAYGQGELMISPIQITAIYGAVLNGGDIYEPHILAESEENVQIEDITSQENLDYLEEAMRDVVRLNHPDDVERPYAQFAGKTGTSENKTSQDTRGEETGWFIGYDQNNKDMIMSLYVEDVENRGMSEYSAKKFAEIHDELNE, encoded by the coding sequence ATGAAGAAATTTTTATGGGTGATACCGATAGTGCTGATTCTTGGTGTGGGCCTCTATTTCCTGATGACTTCTGGACTTTTCCAGAAATCGGAGGAGGAGACGCTCGACCGGTTCACTGAATCCTATCAGAATGAAGATTATGAAGATATATATCCCCTTCTGAGCGCCTCCGCGAAGGAGGAGTATCCTGAGGAGGAAGTTGTGGACCGCAACAGGAGCTTGTACGAGTCCCTCGGTGTGGAGACCGCAACGCTTGAGGACATCAAAGGTGTGGAATCGAATGAGGAGAACGACCAGGAGAAGCGGTATACCGGAGACCTGGTGCTGGATACCCGATATGGGGAGATGAGCAGGGAATACACGATCGACCTGTCGTACAATGAAGAGGAGAATGACTGGTTCATCGAGTGGACGCCGGATATGATCATTCCAGGTCTGGCCGATAACGAATTGAGGATTGATGTCTCCAAAGGACAGCGGGGAGAAATCCTGGACCGTAACGGAGACAAGCTCGCCTTCAACGGCACAAAGGAAACTGTAGGCTACATAGCCGGCCGCTTGGATGAATCTGGGCTGCTTGAAGCAGCGGAAGCACTCGATATGCGGGAGGAGAGTCTCCAGAATATATTCAATGAAGCCTGGATCGAGGACGGCATGTTCGTCCCCGTGAAGGATGCCCACCGCTTTGATGAAGAGACACGGGAAGAATTCCAGGATCTCGGCCTGACGATACAGGAATCACCGGCAAGGGAGTATGCGCTTGAGGACGCCGGATTCCACCTGCTTGGATACATCGGGCCGATAACAGCGGAAGAAATGGAGGAGCGTGACGGATACACCTCCGGTGATATGATCGGAAAAAGGGGTGCCGAAAGGCTGTATGAAGACCGTCTGCGTCCTGAAGAAGGACACACCGTCTCGATCGTCGATGAATCCGGTAATACAGTGGAGGAACTGATGAAGGCAGAACCACAGGATGGGGAAGACATTCAACTGACGATCGATGGCTCCCTCCAGTCGACGATCTACTCCCATCTTGAAGAAGATGCTGGGGCGAGTGTCGCGATGGACCCGGGTAACGGAGAGATGCTCGCGACCGTCAGCTATCCGAGCCCGAGTCCTTATGACTTCATGTTCGGCATCAATCAGGAGGACTATGAGGCGCTTGAAACGGATGAGGACAGCCCGCTGCTGAACAAGTTCAACCGGGCGACATCGCCTGGATCGACGCAGAAGATCCTCACCTCGATCATCGCGATGAACTCGGAAGACTTCAACAAGAACGAGACGATGGAGATTACAGGCAAGGGCTGGCAGCAGGATGACTCATGGGGCGGCTATGAGGTGAACCGCTATCATGTGATGGATGAGTCATTCGACCTGAAGAAGGCCCTCACCTATTCCGATAACATCTATTTTGCCCGGACGGCACTTGAACTGGGTGCCGAGGAGTTCACAAGCGGTATGGAAGCACTCGGCATCGGTCAGGAATACGACACGGACTATCCGATCTATACGAGCCAGGTGTCCAATGAGGGTACGATAGAAAGCGATATCCTCCTTGCAGATACTGCTTACGGTCAAGGGGAGCTGATGATCTCACCAATCCAGATCACTGCGATATATGGTGCAGTATTGAATGGCGGGGATATCTATGAGCCGCATATCCTGGCGGAGTCGGAAGAGAATGTGCAGATCGAAGACATTACAAGCCAGGAAAATCTGGATTATCTTGAAGAAGCCATGCGGGATGTCGTCAGGCTGAACCATCCCGATGATGTTGAACGCCCGTATGCACAGTTCGCCGGCAAGACAGGAACGAGCGAAAACAAGACTTCCCAGGATACCCGGGGAGAAGAAACCGGGTGGTTCATCGGATATGATCAGAACAATAAGGACATGATCATGAGCCTGTACGTGGAAGATGTGGAGAATCGCGGCATGAGCGAGTACTCTGCCAAAAAGTTCGCGGAAATCCACGACGAACTGAACGAATAG
- a CDS encoding NRDE family protein: MCLIIFQKNNHPNYKLIVAANRDEFYERPTASADFWQDHPEVLAGRDLSKGGTWLGLTKSGRFAAVTNIRKPGMDGADKKSRGALVSNYLTGDMPAEQYLQSLEAEKDEYSGFNLLVGNQNDMYYLNNDGIGTEGVPDDTHGLSNHHLNTPWPKVVKGISRLEDYLQSAESIDVDVLFDILADSEEAEDNLPDTGLPESLERQLSSPFISTPEYGTRSSTVVLVDHDDNATFIERTFSKGVQTDEQRYSFRIE, from the coding sequence ATGTGTCTGATAATCTTTCAAAAAAATAACCATCCGAATTATAAGCTCATCGTGGCGGCAAACCGTGATGAATTCTACGAGCGTCCGACTGCTTCCGCCGACTTCTGGCAGGACCACCCTGAAGTCCTCGCCGGCCGGGACTTGAGCAAAGGCGGCACCTGGCTCGGTCTCACGAAGAGCGGGCGGTTCGCTGCCGTGACGAACATCAGGAAGCCTGGGATGGATGGCGCCGACAAGAAATCCCGGGGTGCCCTTGTGAGCAATTACCTTACCGGGGACATGCCCGCAGAACAGTACCTTCAATCCCTGGAAGCAGAAAAGGATGAGTACTCTGGCTTCAACCTTCTCGTAGGCAATCAGAATGACATGTACTACCTGAATAATGACGGCATCGGCACTGAAGGCGTGCCTGATGATACGCACGGCCTCAGCAACCATCATCTCAATACACCTTGGCCGAAAGTCGTCAAAGGAATAAGCAGGCTTGAAGATTATCTCCAGAGTGCAGAATCGATAGACGTTGACGTCCTCTTCGACATCCTCGCCGATTCCGAAGAGGCGGAGGACAATCTGCCCGATACCGGCCTGCCCGAATCGCTCGAAAGGCAACTCTCCTCCCCATTCATCAGCACTCCAGAGTATGGCACCCGGTCCTCAACTGTCGTTCTCGTCGACCATGATGACAATGCAACCTTCATCGAACGCACCTTCTCCAAAGGTGTTCAGACGGATGAGCAGCGTTACAGCTTCAGAATCGAATAA
- a CDS encoding indolepyruvate ferredoxin oxidoreductase subunit alpha, which produces MAYVILQPCMSEKSGDCVEVCPVDCIEEGPDQFYIDPDICIDCGACVAVCPVDAIVEEYEMNPEDEPFLEKAEKFFGNK; this is translated from the coding sequence ATGGCATATGTTATCCTTCAACCGTGTATGTCTGAGAAGTCCGGAGATTGTGTTGAGGTTTGCCCGGTAGATTGCATCGAAGAAGGTCCGGATCAGTTCTACATCGATCCAGACATCTGCATCGACTGCGGCGCATGCGTTGCTGTCTGTCCTGTAGACGCAATTGTCGAAGAGTACGAAATGAACCCGGAAGATGAACCATTCCTGGAAAAAGCAGAGAAGTTTTTCGGAAATAAATAA
- a CDS encoding OsmC family protein: protein METELSWTGSVGFSGIASSGHDIRIDGAEEIGGKNGGVRPMELLLHSVAGCSGINVIWILEKMRLEPDAFRMELKADRSDTPPKQFTHIHIHYAFEGDLPEQKVGRAIDLANDKYCSVTHSLNAELTVSYSVNGVEGASPA, encoded by the coding sequence ATGGAAACAGAATTGAGTTGGACGGGGAGCGTCGGCTTTTCTGGTATCGCCTCGTCTGGTCATGATATCAGAATAGACGGTGCTGAAGAGATCGGCGGAAAGAATGGTGGGGTAAGGCCCATGGAACTGCTCCTCCATTCCGTCGCCGGGTGCAGTGGGATAAATGTTATCTGGATTCTGGAAAAGATGCGTTTGGAACCCGATGCATTCCGGATGGAGCTGAAGGCAGATCGTTCAGACACGCCGCCGAAGCAGTTCACGCACATCCACATCCACTATGCATTTGAAGGGGATCTGCCTGAACAGAAGGTGGGGCGGGCGATAGATCTCGCCAATGACAAATACTGTTCCGTTACGCATTCCCTGAATGCAGAGCTTACTGTAAGCTATTCGGTCAATGGCGTCGAAGGTGCGTCTCCCGCCTAG
- a CDS encoding sodium:solute symporter family protein, translating into MNEYGIWILALAVGYTLILIGAGQLAQRKLSSKDSYFVAGRNFNKWIVAFCITGLFSGSTYISILELSYLTGVSAIWYGVAEMVQIFIIAFLIIRSFRKKMMVTVTGMIGEKFGRKALGISSLITAFAFPMWSVATAIAFASAIHVFTGISLTLSVAITALLLFVYLQGGGMWSVAFTQTINMVLFAAMFIIGLIAFFINPGVEGLVAYATERPMMMDFGGVGIQVIVAWFGTFLVNVILAQAAFQMALSSQTPEEGQKGMVLAGFMAIPFIVCGVLFGIATAVVIPNAQAGLIAIPQYLMEVLPAPLVGIFFLGVWACALGWGAPCQFSGATSLGRDFGRAVRPMATEAQLVKYTKYSLLLLTFLMIGFGMLRTEQSAWWNVLAWTIRNSATFAPVLAALFWPVVTNKAVVASLLSGFSSGLLWYYLGDWQPGAFYLEVHPVWVGSSINLLTIVFVTLLDRKAEWFIQTGQAARYGYAALGAGVILTGVNIIFFEGLHQSGLIGLFGFAAIISYFIAVIQLFRPLEEKAQWTTKETVQQQS; encoded by the coding sequence ATGAATGAATACGGCATATGGATATTGGCACTGGCAGTGGGCTATACACTGATACTGATAGGTGCCGGACAGCTGGCACAGCGTAAATTGAGCAGCAAGGACAGCTACTTTGTAGCAGGGAGGAACTTCAATAAATGGATTGTGGCTTTCTGCATCACGGGTCTCTTCTCTGGTTCGACATACATATCCATTCTGGAATTGTCTTATCTGACAGGCGTTTCCGCAATCTGGTACGGTGTGGCGGAAATGGTGCAGATCTTCATCATCGCCTTTCTGATCATCCGTTCATTCAGGAAAAAGATGATGGTGACGGTGACGGGGATGATTGGTGAGAAATTCGGTCGGAAAGCCCTCGGTATCTCCAGTCTGATTACAGCCTTTGCTTTCCCGATGTGGTCGGTGGCCACGGCGATTGCATTTGCTTCAGCGATCCACGTATTTACAGGCATCTCATTGACGCTTTCCGTTGCCATAACGGCACTGCTGCTTTTCGTCTATCTGCAGGGGGGCGGCATGTGGTCGGTTGCATTCACACAGACGATCAATATGGTGCTCTTTGCAGCGATGTTCATCATCGGTCTCATCGCCTTCTTCATCAATCCTGGCGTTGAAGGTCTTGTGGCCTATGCTACAGAAAGGCCGATGATGATGGACTTCGGCGGTGTCGGGATTCAGGTGATCGTGGCCTGGTTCGGTACATTCCTGGTAAACGTCATACTTGCACAGGCAGCATTCCAGATGGCGCTTTCCTCACAGACACCCGAAGAGGGACAGAAGGGAATGGTTCTGGCTGGATTCATGGCCATTCCTTTCATCGTTTGTGGTGTATTGTTCGGTATTGCGACTGCAGTGGTCATCCCGAATGCACAGGCAGGGTTGATTGCGATTCCGCAGTACTTGATGGAAGTACTGCCGGCGCCACTGGTCGGCATCTTCTTCCTCGGTGTATGGGCATGTGCGCTTGGCTGGGGGGCACCATGCCAGTTCTCAGGCGCAACAAGCCTGGGACGCGACTTTGGTCGTGCCGTCCGTCCTATGGCGACGGAAGCACAGCTCGTAAAGTATACGAAATACTCACTGCTGCTCCTGACATTCCTGATGATCGGGTTCGGCATGCTGCGTACAGAACAGTCTGCATGGTGGAACGTGCTGGCCTGGACGATCAGGAACAGCGCAACCTTCGCTCCGGTATTGGCTGCCCTGTTCTGGCCGGTGGTGACGAATAAGGCAGTCGTCGCTTCGCTGCTGTCAGGGTTCTCAAGCGGTCTGTTATGGTACTACCTCGGAGATTGGCAGCCGGGCGCATTCTACCTGGAGGTACATCCGGTCTGGGTGGGGAGCTCCATCAACCTGTTGACGATCGTTTTCGTCACGTTATTGGACAGGAAGGCTGAATGGTTCATCCAGACGGGGCAAGCTGCGCGATATGGCTACGCTGCTTTGGGAGCAGGAGTCATATTGACCGGCGTGAATATCATCTTCTTCGAAGGGCTTCATCAGAGTGGGCTGATCGGCCTGTTCGGCTTTGCAGCGATCATTTCCTATTTCATAGCGGTCATTCAACTGTTCAGACCGCTTGAGGAAAAGGCACAATGGACTACGAAGGAGACCGTTCAGCAGCAATCATGA
- the groL gene encoding chaperonin GroEL (60 kDa chaperone family; promotes refolding of misfolded polypeptides especially under stressful conditions; forms two stacked rings of heptamers to form a barrel-shaped 14mer; ends can be capped by GroES; misfolded proteins enter the barrel where they are refolded when GroES binds), which yields MAKELKFSEDARQSMLAGVDKLANAVKVTLGPKGRNVVLDKSFTSPLITNDGVTIAKEIELEDAYENMGAKLVAEVANQTNEIAGDGTTTATVLAQAMIQEGLKNVTSGANPVGIRSGISKAVEVAVEELQNISRPVQDKESIAQVGAISADDPEVGEYISEAMEKVGNDGVITIEESRGFKTELEVVEGMQFDRGYTSPYMVTDSEKMVADLDNPYILVTDKKISNFQDVLPLLEQIVQQSRPILIIADDVEGDAMANMVLNKLRGTFTAIAVKAPGFGDRRKAMLEDIAVLTGGQVITEDLGLDLKDATVDMLGTASKVNVTKDDTTIVEGAGEKNNIEARIGQIKSQIEETSSSFDKEKLQERLAKLSGGVAVIKVGAATETEMKERKLRIEDALNSTRAAVEEGIVAGGGTALVNIFNKVSEIEAEGDVKTGINIVLKALEAPLRQIVENAGLEGSVIVERLKTQEPGIGFNAATDEWVNMIDAGIVDPTKVTRSALQNAGSVAAMFLTTEAVVADIPEENGGGDPGGGMGGMPGMM from the coding sequence ATGGCTAAAGAACTGAAATTCTCTGAAGATGCACGCCAGTCCATGCTCGCTGGTGTAGATAAATTGGCAAATGCTGTGAAAGTCACACTTGGACCAAAGGGACGCAATGTTGTTCTTGATAAGTCCTTCACTTCACCGCTCATCACAAATGACGGCGTGACGATCGCAAAGGAAATCGAACTCGAAGATGCATATGAAAACATGGGTGCAAAGCTTGTCGCAGAAGTGGCGAACCAGACGAACGAAATCGCTGGTGACGGTACGACGACTGCAACGGTACTTGCACAGGCAATGATCCAGGAAGGCCTCAAGAACGTCACAAGCGGTGCCAATCCTGTAGGCATCAGATCTGGTATCTCCAAAGCTGTGGAAGTTGCGGTGGAAGAGCTGCAGAACATTTCCCGTCCCGTACAGGACAAGGAATCCATTGCACAGGTCGGTGCGATTTCAGCAGACGATCCGGAAGTTGGGGAATACATTTCCGAAGCAATGGAGAAGGTCGGAAACGACGGTGTCATCACTATTGAAGAATCCCGTGGGTTCAAGACTGAACTCGAAGTCGTGGAAGGCATGCAGTTCGACCGTGGCTACACTTCACCTTACATGGTGACGGATTCCGAGAAGATGGTAGCGGATCTCGATAACCCTTATATTCTTGTCACTGATAAGAAGATCTCCAATTTCCAGGATGTACTGCCACTGCTCGAGCAGATCGTACAGCAGTCCCGTCCGATCCTCATCATCGCTGATGATGTCGAAGGCGACGCAATGGCGAACATGGTGCTCAACAAGCTGCGCGGCACATTCACTGCAATCGCAGTCAAAGCACCTGGATTCGGCGACCGCCGCAAAGCGATGCTCGAAGATATCGCAGTACTGACAGGCGGCCAGGTCATCACTGAAGACCTCGGACTCGACCTGAAAGACGCGACTGTCGACATGCTCGGTACAGCGTCCAAAGTCAATGTGACAAAAGACGATACGACAATCGTTGAAGGTGCTGGAGAGAAGAACAACATCGAAGCGCGCATCGGCCAGATCAAATCCCAGATCGAAGAGACTTCTTCAAGCTTCGACAAGGAAAAACTTCAGGAGCGTCTTGCGAAACTTTCCGGTGGTGTTGCAGTCATCAAAGTCGGTGCAGCAACTGAAACTGAAATGAAAGAGCGTAAGCTCCGCATCGAAGATGCACTCAACTCCACACGCGCTGCCGTGGAAGAAGGCATCGTAGCCGGTGGGGGAACTGCACTGGTCAACATCTTCAACAAAGTTTCCGAAATCGAAGCCGAGGGCGATGTGAAGACAGGCATCAACATCGTACTGAAAGCACTCGAAGCACCACTCCGTCAGATCGTTGAAAACGCTGGCCTTGAAGGTTCCGTCATCGTGGAACGCCTCAAGACACAGGAGCCGGGCATCGGATTCAATGCAGCAACTGACGAATGGGTGAACATGATCGATGCAGGTATCGTGGACCCTACAAAAGTTACACGTTCTGCACTGCAGAATGCCGGTTCTGTCGCAGCAATGTTCCTCACTACAGAAGCGGTAGTCGCTGACATTCCAGAAGAGAATGGCGGCGGAGACCCAGGTGGCGGCATGGGCGGCATGCCAGGAATGATGTAA
- the groES gene encoding co-chaperone GroES, with protein sequence MLKPLGNRVVIDLTQKEETTKSGIILTESAKEKPQEGTVVAVGPGRVLDNGTRVELEVKEGDRVVYSKFAGTELKHDDKDYLVLADTDILAVIE encoded by the coding sequence GTGTTGAAACCATTAGGCAACAGAGTCGTCATCGATCTGACTCAAAAGGAAGAAACTACAAAAAGCGGTATCATTCTGACTGAATCCGCCAAGGAGAAACCACAGGAGGGTACAGTGGTTGCAGTAGGTCCAGGAAGAGTATTGGATAACGGAACCCGCGTCGAGCTTGAAGTCAAAGAGGGAGATCGCGTCGTCTATTCCAAGTTTGCTGGTACTGAACTGAAACACGATGATAAAGACTATCTCGTCCTTGCCGATACTGACATTCTTGCAGTCATCGAATAG
- a CDS encoding CPBP family intramembrane glutamic endopeptidase has product MRQLYSALIIVIFLAVQFAVVPVSIIMAAVNPSITEDQLLDQVLPYQAIAFAIGVIAVIIIGQLHKNKNRIERGRQADIPVTIAWIIGGVVLAYASQVIAGLVNVYVLGNPMESENTAGIIDMIQSAPFMILVVALLGPILEEYVFRRAIFGEIYEVVPGPKVVAFLVAGLVSGLIFAIAHWDFTHILIYVVMAYTFSFLYIITGRLLVPIMVHMLMNGLVVLLQLMFQDYIKQMENIQNGLGVIIRLLM; this is encoded by the coding sequence TTGAGACAGTTATATAGTGCATTAATCATCGTAATATTTTTAGCAGTACAGTTTGCCGTCGTGCCGGTTTCCATCATCATGGCTGCAGTCAATCCTTCAATCACCGAAGACCAGCTTCTTGATCAGGTGTTGCCGTATCAGGCGATCGCTTTCGCCATCGGAGTGATAGCGGTCATCATAATCGGACAGCTGCACAAGAACAAGAACCGGATCGAGCGCGGGCGTCAGGCGGATATTCCCGTAACAATCGCATGGATTATCGGTGGTGTCGTCCTCGCCTATGCTTCGCAAGTGATTGCCGGACTCGTGAATGTCTATGTGCTTGGCAATCCGATGGAAAGTGAAAACACTGCTGGAATCATAGATATGATACAATCCGCCCCATTCATGATACTCGTCGTTGCACTGCTCGGCCCCATCCTGGAGGAATACGTATTCCGCCGTGCCATATTCGGGGAGATATATGAAGTCGTGCCCGGACCGAAAGTCGTTGCCTTTCTTGTCGCCGGACTCGTCAGCGGACTCATCTTCGCCATCGCCCATTGGGACTTCACGCACATCCTCATATATGTCGTCATGGCCTATACATTCAGCTTCTTGTACATCATCACCGGCAGGCTGCTCGTACCGATCATGGTGCATATGCTCATGAATGGACTGGTTGTGCTGCTCCAGCTGATGTTCCAGGATTATATCAAGCAGATGGAAAACATACAGAATGGCCTTGGCGTGATCATACGACTGCTGATGTAG